A single Candidatus Bipolaricaulota bacterium DNA region contains:
- a CDS encoding nucleotidyltransferase family protein: MIGAIILAGGEGKRMGAVKPLLDIHGMPALARVIGALRAAGVEGIIVVLGHAADAVRGGVDLSGCRVVVNPDYKSGMASSLRAGIAALPADARGFLILHSDMPYIAPETIEAVIAVARTGARIVAPTYRGKRGFPVYIDRACCPGLIATLEGNVGARAYIAAHPELLVEIPVEDPGAVTDLDTPEDLEKELTNAGLH, encoded by the coding sequence ATGATCGGGGCGATCATCCTCGCCGGCGGCGAGGGGAAGCGGATGGGCGCGGTGAAGCCGCTTTTGGATATCCATGGCATGCCTGCCCTCGCCCGGGTGATCGGGGCGCTGCGGGCGGCCGGGGTGGAGGGGATCATCGTCGTCCTCGGCCACGCCGCCGATGCGGTTCGGGGCGGCGTCGATCTCTCCGGATGCCGCGTGGTTGTGAACCCCGATTACAAGTCCGGAATGGCCTCGTCGCTCCGGGCCGGGATTGCCGCCCTGCCCGCGGATGCGCGCGGGTTCCTCATCCTCCACTCCGACATGCCGTACATCGCCCCGGAGACGATCGAAGCCGTCATCGCCGTTGCCCGGACCGGGGCGCGGATCGTCGCCCCGACCTACCGCGGGAAGCGTGGGTTCCCGGTGTACATCGACCGCGCGTGCTGCCCCGGGCTCATCGCGACCCTGGAGGGCAACGTCGGAGCGCGTGCCTACATCGCCGCCCATCCGGAGCTGCTGGTGGAGATCCCGGTCGAGGATCCGGGGGCGGTGACCGATCTCGACACCCCGGAAGACCTGGAAAAGGAGTTGACGAATGCAGGATTACATTAA